A DNA window from Microcystis aeruginosa NIES-843 contains the following coding sequences:
- a CDS encoding RNA-binding domain-containing protein, translating into MEIDTILQQIDIGEDQEYEFKSAEGGLPKDIWETLSAFANTDGGYIILGVSEKKPRLEITGVRNPKNLQQEFWDNHNNRQKLNISICSNSDVEVKKINEYQLLIIHIPRATRTQRPVYINNNPMTGTYKRNYEGDYRCHKEEIEQMFRDASNEPQDFQVLDNFNLNDIDPDTLKVFRQRFSNREPDHPWLAYNDQQLLHQLGGWRRDRNSSKEGLTVAGLLMFGRERSILDAFPHYSLDYQEKLSDDPEKRWTYRLTLDGKWEANLLNSYYRVYGRLINNLDVPFQLDKDAVRKDETHVHEALREALVNTLIHADHQSSRPIKVVKSIDGYLFSNPGRLRIPLQRLYEGGTSDPRNPHLQKMFQMLGLGEKAGSGFGKILRAWKEQQWLSPLVSEKLDLEVTSVNLPMTSFIPEAVEVELKRIIGDAYRQLGDLDRIILVLAHQFEEISNTDIQRYRSEHPRDISERLRNLVQNGWLHQSGKCRGTRYTLPNQNSSAQLSLLPSSEHYPPSSEHYPPSSEHYPPSSEHYPPSSEHYQQLEAIAEPIRRKGRISKDSVRKVILELCSQQYLPLGTLAQLLGREPDTIRNHYVNPMIDEGLLELKHPQLRNHPQQAYRTVSRSHFLSAQDE; encoded by the coding sequence ATGGAAATTGACACAATACTGCAGCAAATTGATATTGGAGAAGACCAAGAATATGAGTTTAAATCAGCCGAGGGAGGCTTGCCAAAAGACATTTGGGAAACTCTTTCAGCTTTCGCTAATACCGATGGCGGTTACATTATTTTGGGTGTTAGCGAAAAGAAACCTAGATTAGAAATTACAGGAGTGCGTAACCCTAAAAATCTTCAACAAGAGTTTTGGGATAACCACAACAACCGACAAAAACTGAATATATCTATCTGTTCTAATTCAGACGTAGAAGTAAAAAAGATTAATGAATATCAGCTTCTCATTATTCATATTCCTAGAGCTACCCGAACTCAGCGTCCTGTATATATTAACAATAACCCAATGACTGGTACATATAAGCGAAATTATGAGGGAGATTATCGCTGTCATAAGGAGGAAATAGAGCAAATGTTTCGCGATGCCAGCAATGAACCTCAAGATTTTCAAGTTTTAGATAATTTTAATCTCAACGATATTGATCCTGATACTCTGAAAGTATTTCGCCAACGGTTCAGCAATCGCGAACCCGATCATCCTTGGTTAGCATACAATGATCAACAATTACTCCATCAGTTAGGAGGATGGCGACGAGATAGAAATTCTAGCAAAGAAGGATTAACTGTAGCGGGTTTACTCATGTTTGGACGAGAACGCAGTATTTTAGATGCTTTCCCCCATTATAGTCTCGACTATCAGGAAAAATTATCTGACGATCCTGAAAAAAGATGGACATATCGCTTAACTCTTGATGGTAAATGGGAAGCTAATTTACTTAACTCTTATTATCGTGTTTATGGCAGATTAATTAATAATTTAGATGTTCCTTTTCAATTAGACAAAGATGCCGTTCGTAAAGATGAAACCCATGTTCATGAAGCTTTAAGAGAGGCTTTAGTTAATACTTTAATCCACGCCGATCACCAGTCTTCACGGCCTATAAAGGTGGTAAAATCTATCGATGGCTATCTATTTTCTAATCCCGGTCGTCTGAGAATTCCCCTACAGCGTCTCTATGAAGGCGGTACTAGCGATCCTCGTAATCCTCATCTACAAAAAATGTTTCAAATGCTCGGATTAGGTGAAAAAGCTGGCTCTGGATTTGGGAAAATTCTTCGTGCTTGGAAAGAACAACAATGGTTGAGTCCCCTAGTTTCGGAAAAACTTGACCTAGAAGTTACATCTGTTAATTTACCGATGACAAGTTTTATTCCCGAAGCAGTTGAAGTGGAATTAAAAAGGATTATCGGGGATGCTTACCGTCAGTTAGGTGATCTTGATAGGATAATATTAGTATTAGCGCATCAGTTTGAGGAAATTAGTAATACTGACATTCAGCGTTATCGATCAGAACATCCCAGAGATATTAGCGAACGCCTTCGTAATTTAGTTCAAAATGGCTGGTTACACCAGTCAGGTAAGTGTCGGGGAACACGCTACACCCTACCGAACCAGAATTCTTCAGCGCAACTTTCTCTATTACCAAGCTCCGAACATTACCCACCAAGCTCCGAACATTACCCACCAAGCTCCGAACATTACCCACCAAGCTCCGAACATTACCCACCAAGCTCCGAACATTACCAACAGTTAGAGGCAATTGCTGAACCCATACGCAGAAAAGGCCGCATTAGTAAAGACTCGGTACGAAAAGTGATTCTTGAACTATGCTCCCAACAATATCTACCCCTCGGAACATTAGCTCAACTGCTCGGAAGAGAACCTGATACTATTCGTAATCACTATGTCAACCCGATGATAGATGAGGGATTGCTGGAGCTTAAACACCCCCAACTAAGGAACCATCCTCAACAAGCTTATCGAACAGTATCTCGATCGCATTTCCTATCAGCGCAAGATGAGTAA
- a CDS encoding NAD(P)/FAD-dependent oxidoreductase, protein MTKIVIIGAGIVGATIAYELSAIKGLEITLIDEKKPGQGATGAALGILMGIISHKTKGRAWKLRQESLKRYETLLPELESLTGLTIPCNRDGIVLLRSSAEDEENWRKLAQIRQEQGYCLEIWDKETLKQKCPQVAEHLHGAIYSPSDHQINPALLTESLVDAAARRGVKCQFGVKVENFGKTELQGSNLRQCTQVYSSNGIEETDSLILCAGIGSTALTETLTHPVEIRPVLGQALQIKLTQPLESSDFKPILTGNDLHILPLARAEYWIGATVEFMDEKGEIIADTALLEQVYQQAIAFCPSLAAGAIVRTWSGKRPRPEKKSAPIIEYLPGYDNVILATGHYRNGVLLAPATAKIVREMLSDKLAIDR, encoded by the coding sequence ATGACTAAAATTGTCATCATCGGTGCGGGGATAGTGGGGGCTACCATTGCCTACGAATTAAGCGCCATCAAAGGATTAGAAATTACCCTCATCGATGAAAAAAAACCGGGACAAGGAGCAACCGGGGCAGCTTTAGGGATTTTAATGGGGATTATCAGCCATAAAACTAAAGGTAGAGCCTGGAAACTGCGGCAAGAAAGTTTAAAACGTTACGAAACCCTCCTTCCTGAGCTAGAATCCCTCACTGGACTGACTATTCCCTGTAACCGTGATGGCATTGTCCTCCTGCGATCGAGTGCCGAAGACGAAGAAAATTGGCGCAAGTTAGCCCAAATCCGCCAAGAACAGGGATATTGTCTAGAAATCTGGGATAAAGAGACTTTAAAGCAAAAATGTCCCCAGGTGGCCGAGCATCTCCATGGTGCCATCTATTCGCCCAGTGATCATCAAATTAATCCGGCCCTGCTCACGGAGTCTCTCGTCGATGCTGCGGCAAGAAGGGGGGTAAAATGTCAATTTGGGGTAAAAGTTGAAAATTTTGGGAAGACAGAGCTTCAAGGCTCTAATTTGAGGCAATGCACCCAGGTTTATAGTTCCAATGGTATAGAGGAAACCGACTCTTTGATTCTTTGTGCGGGAATTGGTTCCACTGCTTTAACCGAAACTCTTACCCATCCAGTGGAAATCCGACCGGTTTTAGGGCAAGCTTTACAGATAAAATTGACGCAACCCTTAGAAAGTTCCGATTTTAAGCCGATTTTAACGGGAAATGACCTGCATATTCTGCCTTTGGCCCGAGCGGAATACTGGATTGGGGCAACGGTGGAATTTATGGACGAAAAGGGCGAAATTATCGCCGATACTGCCCTATTAGAGCAAGTGTATCAACAGGCGATCGCTTTTTGTCCCTCTTTGGCCGCGGGTGCGATCGTGCGTACTTGGTCCGGTAAGCGACCGCGACCGGAGAAAAAATCCGCTCCCATCATCGAATATTTGCCCGGATACGATAACGTTATTCTGGCCACGGGACACTACCGCAACGGGGTTTTATTAGCCCCCGCTACCGCTAAAATCGTCAGGGAAATGTTAAGTGATAAGTTAGCTATCGATCGCTAA
- a CDS encoding DUF4870 domain-containing protein, with product MVMSEDLTKKRLLSVACHASIFLSATLVSVGIPLAIYFISDDGTVKENAKEALNFHLNMWLYYLIAGILIWVLIGYLLLAILGVVNIVLPILAILQVWKDPYKVFRYPFIFRVL from the coding sequence ATGGTCATGAGTGAAGATTTAACCAAAAAAAGACTCCTATCCGTGGCTTGTCATGCTTCGATCTTTTTGAGTGCTACGCTGGTATCGGTGGGGATTCCCTTAGCTATTTATTTCATTTCTGATGATGGAACGGTGAAGGAAAACGCCAAAGAAGCTTTAAACTTTCACCTGAATATGTGGTTATACTACCTAATTGCCGGGATTCTAATTTGGGTTTTAATCGGTTATTTGCTCCTAGCAATTCTGGGTGTGGTGAACATTGTTCTCCCCATTCTTGCTATCCTGCAAGTCTGGAAAGATCCCTATAAGGTTTTCCGTTATCCTTTCATTTTCAGGGTTCTGTAA
- the pheS gene encoding phenylalanine--tRNA ligase subunit alpha yields the protein MSLSPHPIETALKTLAAKAENSIEQTTTLEDLEQLRVNYLGKKGELSQILREMGKLTPEERPRLGAIANEVKELVQSLLESRRESLQNAQIKAKLAAETLDVTLPALSRPLGRIHPLNSTVDRMIDIFVGLGYSIATGPQVESDYYNFEALNIPADHPARDMQDTFFLSDGRLLRTHTSPVQIRYMESHEPPIRIVAPGRVYRRDTVDATHSAVFHQVELLAVDRGLTFTDLKGTIKEFLKQMFGADLPVKFRASYFPFTEPSAEVDVQWKGKWLEVMGCGMVDPNVLKAVGYDPQIYTGFAAGFGVERFAMVLHEIDDIRRCYNSDIRFLRQF from the coding sequence ATGAGTTTATCCCCCCATCCGATCGAAACTGCCCTAAAAACCCTGGCAGCGAAAGCGGAAAATTCCATCGAACAAACAACAACCCTAGAAGACTTAGAACAGCTAAGGGTGAATTATCTGGGTAAGAAAGGAGAATTATCGCAGATTTTACGGGAAATGGGCAAATTAACCCCCGAAGAGAGACCGCGATTAGGTGCGATCGCTAATGAGGTCAAAGAATTAGTACAATCGCTGCTGGAATCCCGGCGAGAAAGTCTCCAGAATGCCCAAATTAAGGCGAAATTAGCGGCGGAAACCCTCGATGTCACCCTACCTGCTCTGAGCCGTCCTTTAGGGCGAATTCACCCCTTAAATAGCACAGTTGATCGCATGATCGATATTTTCGTCGGTCTGGGTTACAGCATCGCCACCGGGCCGCAGGTAGAAAGCGATTATTATAATTTTGAGGCTTTAAATATCCCTGCTGACCATCCGGCCCGGGATATGCAGGATACTTTTTTCTTGAGTGATGGTCGTTTATTGCGGACCCATACCTCCCCGGTGCAGATTCGCTACATGGAAAGTCACGAACCCCCGATTCGGATTGTGGCCCCGGGCCGGGTTTATCGTCGCGATACCGTGGATGCAACCCATTCCGCGGTTTTCCATCAAGTGGAATTATTAGCGGTGGACCGGGGATTAACCTTTACGGATTTGAAAGGAACAATTAAAGAATTTCTTAAGCAAATGTTTGGGGCCGATTTACCGGTTAAATTCCGCGCTTCCTACTTCCCTTTTACTGAACCCTCGGCCGAGGTAGATGTGCAGTGGAAAGGCAAATGGTTGGAGGTGATGGGCTGTGGTATGGTGGATCCCAATGTCTTAAAAGCAGTCGGTTATGACCCCCAAATCTATACGGGTTTTGCTGCTGGTTTTGGCGTGGAAAGATTTGCTATGGTATTACATGAGATAGACGATATTCGCCGTTGTTATAATAGCGATATCCGCTTTCTCCGCCAATTTTAG
- a CDS encoding DNA methyltransferase has product MSASSFDYRMIDPISGPIDPKKQGTLRHWGSHPYFTRRAWNVVQEYIKRFSQVGDVVLDPFGGSGVTAVEALVLKRKAIYSDINPMAGFICRNIAVSPVNIDDFRSAFDDIARNCQEKIEEVYRMSPEEAADLEIPYWYPQGVRLPKNADAESVENLFTKRQLFSLSLILNQIELITDPIIKDLMRFTFSATLNKTNLTFSSTRGRIESRGNSGIMHRYRYWIPPQTIDLNVWEQFEQKFKGTAKFKIETNTVIGDFYQENFSIFDFSATDLTGISSESVDYIYTDPPYGQHIAYLDLSTMWNAWLGFEVSDNARELEAIEGGDLKKSKETYINLLSNSIREMFRVLKFDRWMSIVFAHKDPAYWDAIVKSAQEAGFEYVNSSVQHSTTPSLHKKKNPLTVLSGELVLNFRKVNNPKTIAISKVGIDILQIIKEVAEMTIVKSSGASTEDIYNALIPKLLENGLLTQVKKQIDDITPLLKEEFNFSELDHLWRIRTNTKIGCFIPLEDRIRFYLLDFLTAKKRQGKVATFDEIIFAVMPNLINGTTPSDQSILKVLEKLAYSPDGRHWQLGQEEGLQLTLDLNIEPISSVLTGLDFPKQADKIPHDQIIYALAKIAIAVGLKPYIGKKEQSTGYWNGEAFKDISLEKLPIDKLGKWDRDKIQQIDLIWFNNLGDAVFAFEVETSTPITTGIDRFMELLKIYPELAGKLVLIVPPKRVNKLKKILKDSHYIGHPLYMENKLVYSFSNQIAEVYQKLSSSTKLELSAVFASIEFILKKPEI; this is encoded by the coding sequence ATGAGTGCTTCCTCCTTCGACTATAGAATGATCGATCCCATTTCTGGGCCGATCGATCCCAAAAAACAAGGGACGTTACGCCATTGGGGAAGTCATCCCTATTTTACCCGGCGCGCTTGGAATGTGGTACAGGAATATATTAAGCGTTTTAGTCAGGTGGGAGATGTGGTTTTAGATCCCTTTGGGGGATCGGGAGTGACTGCGGTAGAGGCTCTAGTTTTAAAGCGAAAGGCGATTTACTCGGATATTAACCCGATGGCTGGTTTTATCTGCCGCAATATCGCTGTTAGTCCCGTTAACATCGATGATTTTCGGTCTGCTTTCGATGACATCGCCAGAAATTGTCAGGAAAAGATTGAGGAAGTTTATCGAATGTCTCCAGAAGAAGCGGCGGATTTAGAGATTCCCTATTGGTATCCGCAAGGGGTTCGTTTACCGAAAAATGCGGACGCAGAATCTGTAGAAAATTTGTTTACCAAACGTCAATTATTTTCCCTTTCTCTAATTCTCAACCAGATTGAATTAATCACCGATCCGATCATTAAAGATTTAATGAGGTTTACTTTCTCGGCAACTCTCAATAAAACCAATTTAACCTTTAGTTCCACGAGAGGAAGAATAGAAAGCCGGGGAAATAGCGGAATTATGCACCGTTATCGCTATTGGATTCCTCCTCAAACTATCGATCTTAATGTCTGGGAACAATTTGAGCAGAAATTTAAGGGGACGGCAAAATTCAAGATCGAAACTAATACAGTAATCGGTGATTTTTATCAAGAAAATTTTTCAATTTTTGATTTCTCAGCGACGGACTTAACTGGCATATCGTCCGAATCCGTGGATTATATCTATACCGATCCTCCCTACGGACAACATATTGCCTATTTAGATCTCTCGACTATGTGGAATGCTTGGCTAGGATTTGAAGTGAGCGATAACGCAAGAGAATTGGAAGCGATCGAAGGAGGAGATTTAAAGAAATCGAAAGAAACTTACATCAATTTGTTATCGAATTCCATTCGAGAAATGTTTCGAGTTTTGAAATTTGATCGCTGGATGAGTATTGTTTTTGCTCACAAAGATCCCGCCTATTGGGATGCGATCGTTAAATCTGCTCAAGAAGCTGGTTTTGAGTATGTAAATTCCTCTGTACAACATTCTACTACGCCCTCATTACACAAAAAGAAAAATCCTCTGACTGTCCTATCGGGAGAGTTAGTTTTAAACTTTAGAAAAGTGAATAATCCCAAAACAATCGCCATCAGTAAAGTCGGGATCGATATCCTGCAAATTATTAAAGAAGTGGCCGAGATGACAATCGTTAAAAGTTCGGGTGCTTCCACAGAAGATATTTATAATGCGCTCATTCCTAAATTATTGGAAAATGGCTTACTAACCCAAGTCAAGAAACAAATAGATGATATTACTCCTTTGTTAAAAGAGGAATTCAACTTTTCGGAATTAGATCATCTCTGGAGAATTCGTACAAATACGAAAATCGGTTGCTTTATTCCGCTAGAAGATCGAATAAGATTTTATCTCTTGGATTTTCTAACTGCCAAAAAACGACAGGGAAAAGTAGCAACTTTTGATGAAATTATTTTTGCGGTCATGCCTAACCTGATCAACGGGACAACACCAAGCGATCAATCGATTTTAAAGGTTTTAGAAAAGTTAGCTTATTCTCCCGATGGTCGGCACTGGCAACTAGGGCAAGAAGAAGGTCTTCAGCTAACTCTCGATTTAAATATAGAGCCAATTTCTTCCGTTTTAACTGGTTTAGATTTTCCCAAACAAGCAGATAAAATTCCTCACGATCAAATTATCTACGCTCTGGCAAAAATTGCTATTGCTGTCGGATTAAAGCCTTATATTGGCAAAAAAGAACAATCTACAGGTTATTGGAATGGAGAAGCTTTTAAAGATATTTCTCTAGAAAAATTACCGATCGATAAATTAGGAAAGTGGGACAGAGATAAAATACAACAGATCGATCTCATCTGGTTTAATAACTTAGGCGATGCAGTGTTCGCTTTTGAAGTAGAAACCAGTACACCGATCACCACAGGAATCGATCGCTTTATGGAATTACTAAAAATTTATCCAGAACTGGCAGGAAAACTTGTGTTAATTGTTCCACCGAAGCGAGTCAACAAACTGAAAAAAATTCTTAAAGATTCCCACTATATTGGACATCCTCTCTATATGGAGAATAAATTAGTCTATAGTTTTTCTAATCAAATTGCCGAAGTTTACCAGAAACTCTCCTCGTCAACTAAACTAGAATTATCTGCGGTTTTTGCCTCGATCGAGTTCATTTTAAAAAAACCAGAAATCTGA
- a CDS encoding RNA recognition motif domain-containing protein, whose translation MSIYVGNLPFEVDQDDVVEVFKEYGEIKRVHLPMDRETKRKRGFAFVEMETPEQEAKAIAALDGAQWMGRELKVNQAREKEPRSSFGAGGDRNRERRY comes from the coding sequence ATGTCAATTTATGTTGGTAATCTCCCCTTCGAGGTTGACCAAGACGACGTAGTTGAGGTTTTTAAGGAATATGGTGAAATCAAGCGCGTTCACCTCCCCATGGATCGGGAAACGAAAAGAAAACGCGGGTTCGCTTTCGTGGAAATGGAAACCCCAGAGCAAGAAGCGAAGGCTATTGCCGCTCTTGACGGCGCTCAATGGATGGGACGAGAATTAAAAGTCAATCAAGCTCGTGAAAAAGAACCCAGATCTTCCTTCGGTGCTGGCGGCGATCGCAATCGGGAGCGTCGCTACTAA
- a CDS encoding CBS domain-containing protein gives MDLILCHQTADFDALGAAVGLSLLKAGSRIVLTGGAHPTVREFLALHRDEFALIEMRSVNPASIRSLIIVDNQWRERLGKASQWLDLGHLQAIELYDHHLDSESDIHASSVHLEAVGATTTLIVEALQKAQIKPNSMAATVMALGIHVDTGSLTFAGSTPRDAYALAWLMTCAANIKTIAQYCQPSFSPRLQELFSLAWENLEIKTIHDRKIAHVLLHTADFIPGLSSLAERLLELSDSDALLFGHSYSKNEEDKSRQRLTVIGRSRIDGVNLYQLFSPYNGGGHAQAASVSFRDVQPVQQLNQLLGDLIAQIPPSPTARDLMSSPVRTIRPDTSISQAERILFRYGHSGLSVVDEQDRLVGVISRRDLDLALHHGFSRSPVKGYMTCNPKTITPDTSLQEIESLMVTYDLGRLPVLENGQLVGIVTRTDVLRQIHQNERVRFEGVALVSCLLPTIKERLEPVLWSFLQSAAAAAQKRGWHLYLVGGAVRDLLLAAERDTLLLQDIDLVVDGCHRAAGVGAGVELANCLREIYPGARLSIHGEFQTAALLWHKDERFGSLWVDIATARTEFYPYPASNPQVEASSIRQDLYRRDFTINSLAIRLTSPKEGELLDFFGGMLDLRAQEIRVLHANSFIEDPTRIYRAVRFATRLGFVIEPLTENYIRYAIESGVYERSRQQNQNAPALQSRLKAELNYILEADYWESALEKLAELGALHCLHGNLSLNQALWRQLRCLSRWLDCLSLELPVNAWLMRLELLIASLAVGERIAIANNLQLPKDTVERLQKLEVMEREISNNFAYDQPVSQIVSFFNGYRVPSLLLVAVRSQTRIRALIWQYLTKWSQIEAPIDGNDLKALGYQPGPQFKSLLAAVLGATLDGMVSNKSEAMAFIARLTRAC, from the coding sequence ATGGATTTAATTTTATGTCATCAAACGGCGGATTTTGACGCTTTGGGGGCAGCGGTGGGTTTATCGTTGCTGAAAGCGGGTAGTCGCATTGTGTTAACGGGGGGAGCGCACCCAACAGTAAGGGAATTTTTGGCCCTGCATCGGGATGAGTTCGCTTTAATTGAAATGCGTAGTGTCAATCCGGCCAGTATTCGCTCTTTAATTATCGTTGATAATCAGTGGCGAGAGCGTCTGGGAAAAGCCTCCCAGTGGCTCGATTTAGGGCATTTACAGGCGATCGAATTGTATGATCATCATTTGGATAGTGAAAGCGATATTCATGCCTCTAGCGTCCATTTAGAAGCGGTGGGAGCCACCACGACTTTAATTGTCGAAGCTTTACAAAAAGCCCAGATTAAACCAAACTCGATGGCAGCGACGGTAATGGCACTCGGTATTCACGTTGACACGGGTTCCCTGACTTTTGCCGGTAGTACCCCCAGGGATGCCTATGCTTTGGCTTGGTTAATGACCTGTGCTGCTAACATTAAAACGATCGCCCAATACTGTCAACCGAGTTTTTCCCCGCGCTTACAGGAGTTATTTAGCCTTGCTTGGGAAAATCTAGAGATTAAAACGATCCATGACCGTAAAATCGCCCACGTTCTCCTCCATACTGCCGATTTTATCCCCGGTTTGTCTAGTCTGGCCGAGCGCCTACTGGAATTATCCGATAGTGATGCACTACTTTTCGGTCATAGTTATAGTAAAAACGAGGAAGATAAGTCCCGACAGCGTTTAACTGTGATTGGTCGCTCTAGGATCGATGGAGTGAATCTATATCAGCTTTTTTCCCCCTATAACGGCGGTGGTCATGCTCAGGCCGCTTCGGTGAGTTTTCGCGATGTTCAGCCAGTTCAACAGTTAAACCAACTGCTGGGGGACTTAATTGCCCAAATTCCTCCCTCTCCCACCGCGAGGGATTTAATGTCTTCCCCGGTGCGAACAATTCGTCCCGATACTTCTATATCTCAAGCCGAGCGCATCCTTTTCCGTTACGGCCATTCGGGTTTATCGGTGGTAGATGAGCAGGATCGCTTAGTTGGGGTGATTTCTCGTCGTGACCTCGATTTAGCTCTCCATCACGGCTTTTCTCGCTCTCCCGTGAAGGGATACATGACTTGTAATCCGAAAACTATTACCCCCGACACTTCCCTTCAGGAAATCGAGTCACTGATGGTAACGTATGATTTAGGGCGTTTACCTGTACTAGAAAATGGGCAGTTAGTCGGTATCGTCACTCGTACAGATGTATTAAGACAGATTCATCAAAATGAGCGGGTGCGTTTTGAAGGGGTTGCTTTGGTTTCCTGTCTTTTACCGACGATTAAAGAGCGTTTAGAGCCGGTTTTATGGTCATTTCTGCAATCTGCCGCCGCTGCCGCTCAAAAACGCGGTTGGCATCTCTATCTGGTTGGGGGTGCGGTGCGCGATTTATTGTTAGCGGCAGAAAGGGATACTTTATTGTTACAGGATATCGATTTAGTGGTGGATGGCTGCCATCGCGCCGCCGGTGTGGGTGCGGGGGTAGAATTGGCTAATTGTTTACGCGAAATTTATCCGGGGGCCCGGTTATCGATTCACGGGGAATTTCAGACGGCGGCTTTGTTATGGCACAAAGATGAGCGTTTTGGCTCGTTATGGGTGGATATCGCCACGGCACGCACGGAATTCTATCCCTATCCCGCCAGTAATCCCCAAGTGGAGGCTAGTTCGATTCGACAGGATTTGTATAGAAGGGATTTTACAATTAATTCTCTGGCAATTCGCCTAACTTCGCCGAAAGAGGGGGAATTACTCGACTTTTTTGGCGGTATGTTGGATTTACGCGCTCAAGAAATCCGGGTTCTCCACGCTAATAGTTTTATTGAGGATCCGACGCGCATCTATCGAGCGGTGCGTTTTGCCACTCGGTTAGGATTTGTTATTGAACCCTTGACAGAAAACTATATTAGGTATGCGATCGAAAGTGGAGTTTATGAGCGCTCACGGCAACAAAATCAGAATGCACCCGCTTTACAGTCCCGTTTAAAAGCGGAGTTGAATTATATTTTAGAGGCGGATTACTGGGAAAGTGCCTTGGAAAAGTTGGCTGAGTTGGGGGCTTTGCACTGTTTACACGGGAATTTAAGTTTAAATCAAGCTTTATGGCGACAATTGCGCTGTCTTAGTCGTTGGTTAGATTGTTTAAGTCTGGAATTGCCGGTGAATGCTTGGTTAATGCGGTTGGAATTATTAATCGCTTCTCTGGCTGTGGGGGAAAGAATAGCGATCGCTAATAATTTACAATTGCCCAAAGATACTGTGGAGCGTTTACAAAAACTAGAAGTTATGGAAAGGGAGATTAGCAATAATTTTGCTTATGATCAACCCGTTAGTCAAATTGTCAGCTTTTTCAATGGTTATAGGGTTCCTAGTTTGTTACTGGTGGCGGTGAGGAGTCAGACTAGGATTCGGGCTTTAATCTGGCAATATTTAACTAAATGGTCGCAGATTGAGGCTCCTATCGACGGCAATGACCTAAAAGCTTTGGGTTATCAACCGGGTCCCCAGTTTAAATCGTTACTTGCGGCGGTGTTGGGGGCAACTTTAGATGGAATGGTCAGCAATAAAAGCGAAGCTATGGCTTTTATTGCTAGATTAACTCGGGCTTGCTGA
- a CDS encoding CopD family protein, whose product MLFKILVILHTLGATVWAGGHLLLAVTVLPQALKNREPDRIRQFEQYFEGFGLSALLLQVITGLGLTWIYLPGFRDFWSFDSFLSVYIGIKLALLLLTLILALHSRFFLIPKLSKENLNVLALHIVAVTTLAVLFVIFGAGIRLGGLTISF is encoded by the coding sequence ATGTTATTCAAAATTCTAGTAATTCTCCACACCCTAGGGGCGACCGTCTGGGCCGGTGGTCATTTATTGTTGGCAGTCACCGTTCTACCCCAGGCCCTCAAAAACCGAGAACCAGACCGAATTCGTCAATTTGAGCAATATTTTGAAGGTTTTGGGTTATCTGCGCTATTGTTGCAGGTAATAACAGGCCTAGGACTGACTTGGATTTATTTGCCCGGTTTTCGTGATTTTTGGTCATTTGATAGTTTTTTATCGGTTTATATAGGAATTAAGTTAGCTTTACTGCTATTAACTCTCATCTTGGCCCTTCATTCCCGCTTTTTTCTCATTCCTAAACTGAGCAAGGAAAACTTAAATGTCCTCGCCCTGCACATAGTCGCCGTCACCACTCTAGCAGTATTGTTCGTCATTTTTGGCGCTGGCATCCGTTTGGGGGGCTTGACCATTAGCTTTTAG
- the psbZ gene encoding photosystem II reaction center protein PsbZ encodes MSIVFQFFLIALVLFSLLMVIGVPVAYASPQNWDQSKPLLYVGSAIWAILVVAVAILNFLVI; translated from the coding sequence ATGTCTATTGTTTTTCAATTTTTTCTCATTGCCTTAGTTTTATTTTCCTTGCTGATGGTGATTGGTGTCCCCGTTGCCTATGCTTCCCCCCAAAACTGGGATCAATCGAAACCCCTTCTCTATGTGGGTTCGGCAATTTGGGCGATTTTAGTCGTTGCCGTCGCTATTTTAAACTTTTTAGTGATTTAG